The genomic region CGAACGGCTGCCGCTCGGCGACGTCGGTCTTCGGGTCGTCGGTGCCGAAGTACCCGATCCGGTGGCCGTCCTTGTACGGCTTCATCGGGGCGTCGTCGCCGAAGTCGAAGTTGTTGTTCAGGTCGACCCGGACCGTGCCGGCCGCCGCGTCGTAGAGCACGCCCCAGGCGTCGGTGGTGTCACCGTCGCGGTTGGCGTCGCCCGCCGCGTCGCCGCCGGTGGTGTACGACTCCTTGAAGACGCTGACGGCGTACGAGCCCGCCGGTGCCTTCCACGACTGGCCCTGGTACGTGAAGGCCGGGCCGGACACGGCCGTCACCATCGGGCGCCAGGTGTTGTCGTTGTCGACGATCGGGTCCGTCGCCGTCACCCAGTCGACGATCTTCCGCTCGCCGGTCGTGGTCTTCTGGAGCGCCGGGTGGCCCAGGTCGACGCCGGAGTCCAGGATGCCGATGGTGATGCCGCGGCCGTCCGCCTTCGGGTTGTCCTCGACGAAGTCGACGGCGCCCGTCTCGAAGGACGGGTTGTACGGGTTCTCCGCGGGGGTCTTCTTCCCCGGCGCCGGATAGGTCCCCGCGGCGGCCTTGGCGCCCTTGGCCGCGTCCGCGGCCGGCGTCGGGTCGTCCAGCGGTATCTCCTCGCGCAGGTCGATGCCGTGCACCGAGGAGAGCTTGGCGGCGGCGGCGATGGCCGAGTCCGCCCGGGACGTCGGGACGGTGGCGCGGACGTAGCCCAGCTTGTCGTCGGCCCGGCCCACCGAGCCGCCCTTGACCGCGTCCAGCTGCCCGGCGACCTGCTCGGTCTGCCCGGGCGCGGTGGCGATCATCATCGTGACGGTCTTGTCGCCGTCGGCCTTGGCCTCGGCGAGCAGGTCCGCGTCGCCCGAACCGAGCTTGTCGTGCGCCGACTTGACGTCGCGGTCGGCCGGGGCGGACGCGCCCGGCTCGTCGGCGGCGAAGGCCAGGGGGACCGGCCCGGCCGCGGAGAGCGCCGCGACGAGACCGGCGGCCACGGCGACGCGCGCCACGCGTCTCCGGGCCGATATCAGGTCACGCTGGGGGGTGTTGGTCATCGGCATCCCTTGTAGGTAAAGGAACGAGCGGGAGCGACCGGAACCGATCGGCCCTGGTCGCGACCGTCCGGATCGCAGGCCCGGACGATCGCACAGCTTTACGCAAGGTGAGGTTCTTTGGGGAGGGTTGACCGAATCGAAATGGATGTATGGGGAAAACCCGCGATGCGTTTTGCGGGCATGAGTCCCGAAGGCGGCGAAATCGGTTAACGTCCCGGAGTGCGACAGAAGTTGAGGGTGGCGGCCTACGCCATATGCGTCCGTGACGGACAGATCCTGCTCGCCCGCTCCCCGGCTCCCGACGGCACCCCCGAGTGGGTCGTGCCCGGCGGCGGCATGGAGCACGGCGAGGACCCCTGCGACACCGTGCGGCGGGAGGTCGAGGAGGAGACCGGCTACCGCATCGAGGTCACCGGACTGCTCGGCGTGGACTCCTCCCGCCACACCTTCCGTGACGGCTTCGGACGCGCCGTCGACCACCACGGCGTCCGGTTGGTCTACGAGGGCCGGATCATCGGCGGCGAACTCCGCAACGAGGTGGGCGGGTCCACCGACCTCGCCGCCTGGCAGGACCTGGACGCGGTGCCCGGACTGGTCCGGGTGCGGATGGTCGACATCGCACTGCGCCTGTGGCGGGAGCGGCCGGCCACCGGACGGCTCGCCGACGTCCTGGAGGACGCCGAATAGGTGCACTGCCCCGGAAGGTGAACACCGCGTGACCGGCTCCGGGCCGTTCCAGGAGCGGCCGGGGACGCGCAGGGTAGTCCAAGATCCACGTACGGTGATCGGCGCTGCGCGTTGCCGCCCCGTTTACGCGCAGGTCATTCCCGGTGCCAACGATCCAGTACGAGCGGGATGTTCGCGTGCCGGACATCCCGCGACCACTGCCGACGCGTTCGCACTCGGGGAGAGAAGCGCATGTCGCGCACACGCTCAGTCGCCGGCTCCGGCCAGGGCATCCACCGTCGTTCCGTCCTCGCCGCCACCGGAGCGGTCGCCCTGTCCGCGGGCGTCGGCTACGCCCTGCGGCCCAGCGACAGCCAGGCCGCCACCGCCAAGGAGACCACCGAGGCCGTCGCCGCCTCTTCCCGCCGGGCACCGGCCGCGCCGCTGGCCCCCTACACCAAGGGCACGACCCTGGCGTCCGTGGCCACGCCGCGCGGCTCCGGCTACCGGCGCCTCGGCGACGGACCCGGCTGGCAGCGGGTCGTGCGCTCCGACCTGGCCGCGCCCAAGTCCGGCCGCGCCGGGCGCCGTACCGCGCTCGCGGCGTTCGTGCAGCTCACCGACCTGCACATCATCGACGCCCAGCACCCGCTGCGCCTGGAGTACCTGCGCTCGGCCGACATCCATGCCTGGCGGCCGCACGAGGCGCTGACCGTGCAGGGCGCGATCGCGCTCGTGGAGCGGATCAACGCGCTGCGCGGCGCCCCCGTCACCGGCGCCCCGCTGCACTTCGCCATGACCACCGGCGACAACACGGACAACAACGCCAAGTCCGAGCTGGAGTGGTTCCTGAAGGTCATGAGCGGCGGGCGCATCTCACCCAACTCCGGGGACCCGCGACGGTACGAGGGCGTCCAGAACAGCGGCCTCAAGCAGTACTGGCAGCCGGACGCCGCCGTCCGCGACACCGACAAGCAGGCCGGTTTCCCCCGCCTCGACGGTTTCCTCGAGGCCGCGATCCGCGAGGTGCGAAGCCCCGGCCTCAACCTGCCCTGGTACTCCACCGTCGGTAACCACGACTCCCTGCCGATGGGCTGCTACGCCTCGCACGGTGACTCCTACCTCACCGAACTCGCCGTCGGCGGCAAGAAGCTGATGGACGTGTCCGCGGCCGAGGCCCAGCGGCTCCAGACCCTCATCAAGAAGGCCCGGGACCCCGAGGGCGTCCGCTACGAGGACTTCCTGAAGTCCCACGCCCGCGCCATGCGCTCGGTCACCCCCGACGAGAGCCGCGCCCCCTTCACACCCGCCGAGTACCTCCAGGCGCACCTGGACCCGGCCTACCGCGGCGTCGGCCCGGCCGGCCACGGCTACTCCTCCGCCAACCTCGACGCGGGCACCCAGTACTACGCCTTCCGCATCTCCGACGACGTCATCGGCATCAGCCTGGACACCACCGACGCGGGCGGCCACTACGAGGGCTCGCTCGGCACGGCCCAGCTGAAGTGGCTCGACCGGACCCTGCGGGAGAACAAGGACTCCCACGCGGTGATCTTCAGCCATCACACCAGCAAGACGATGACGAACACCCGCCCGGACCCGGCCCGCCCCCACGAGCGCCGGCACAACGGCCAGGAGGTCCTCGCCCTCCTCGGCGGCCACCGCAACGTGCTCGCCTGGGTGAACGGCCACATCCACAAGAACGTCATCACCCCGCACTCCCTGTCCGGCGGCGGCTCCTTCTGGGAGATCTCCACGGCCTCCCACGTCGACTTCCCCCAGCTCGCCCGGGTCATCGAGCTGACCGACAACAAGGACGGCACGGTCTCCCTGTTCACCACGCTGGTGGAGTCCTCGGCCCCGCACCGCACGGACTTCTCCGACCTCTCCCAGACCGGCCTCGCGGCCCTCTACCGCGAGCTGTCCCTCAACGCCCCCGGCGCGAGCACGACCCTCGGCGGCGACCCGGAGGACCGCAACACCGAGCTGGTGCTGAAGAAGGGCTGATTCCCGCCCAACCCCGCCCGGGCCGGTCAACTCCGGCCCGGCGCCTCGGGTCCCACCCCCTGACACCGCTCGACGTGACGGGGGTACCTGACATGAACAGACGCACACGCACGATCCTGACGGCGGCGACGGCCGTGGCACTGTCGGCGGCCCTCGCGGGCCCCGCGGTCGCGGCCCCGCCCACCGGCGACCACGGCACGACCCGGCAGGCGGTGCGGGCCGCGGTCGCCGACGGCGTCCCGGGCGTGACCGTGCGGGTGCAGCAGGGGCACGGCACCTGGGCGGCCACCGCCGGGGTCGGCAACCTCGAGACGGGCACACCGCGTTCGACGCGCGACCGCTACCGCGTCGCCAGCATCTCCAAGACGTTCGTCGCCACCGTCGTCCTGCAACTGGAGGCGGAGGGGAGGCTGTCGCTGGACGACACTGTCGAGAAGTGGCTGCCGGGCGTTGTCCGGGGCAACGGCCACGACGGCCGTGAGATCACCCTCCGCCGGCTCCTGAACCACACCAGCGGCATCTTCGACTACCTCGAAGACGCCCGATTCCAGCGGACCTACATGACCGCGGACGGCTTCCTGAAGCACCGGTTCGACGAGGCGGAACCCGAGGAGCTGCTCGCCCACGCCCTGGCGAACGAGCCGTACTTCGCGCCCGGCACGTCGTTCGAGTACTCCAACACGAACTACCTCCTGGCCGCGCGGGTGATCGAGAAGGTCACGGGCAACGACGACTACGGCGACGAGATCGACCGGCGGATCATCGCCCCGCTGCACCTGACCTCCACCTCCGTCCCCACCACCCGGGTCACCCTGCCCCGGCCCAGCAGCCGCGCCTACTCCAAGCTGGCCAGGACGGACACCGGCCCGACGTACGACGTCACGGAACTGAACGCGCGTCTGGCCTACGGCTCGGGCCAGATGGTCTCCAGCTCGGCCGACCTGAACCGCTTCTACTCGGCCCTGCTCCG from Streptomyces chartreusis NRRL 3882 harbors:
- a CDS encoding TIGR03767 family metallophosphoesterase — encoded protein: MSRTRSVAGSGQGIHRRSVLAATGAVALSAGVGYALRPSDSQAATAKETTEAVAASSRRAPAAPLAPYTKGTTLASVATPRGSGYRRLGDGPGWQRVVRSDLAAPKSGRAGRRTALAAFVQLTDLHIIDAQHPLRLEYLRSADIHAWRPHEALTVQGAIALVERINALRGAPVTGAPLHFAMTTGDNTDNNAKSELEWFLKVMSGGRISPNSGDPRRYEGVQNSGLKQYWQPDAAVRDTDKQAGFPRLDGFLEAAIREVRSPGLNLPWYSTVGNHDSLPMGCYASHGDSYLTELAVGGKKLMDVSAAEAQRLQTLIKKARDPEGVRYEDFLKSHARAMRSVTPDESRAPFTPAEYLQAHLDPAYRGVGPAGHGYSSANLDAGTQYYAFRISDDVIGISLDTTDAGGHYEGSLGTAQLKWLDRTLRENKDSHAVIFSHHTSKTMTNTRPDPARPHERRHNGQEVLALLGGHRNVLAWVNGHIHKNVITPHSLSGGGSFWEISTASHVDFPQLARVIELTDNKDGTVSLFTTLVESSAPHRTDFSDLSQTGLAALYRELSLNAPGASTTLGGDPEDRNTELVLKKG
- a CDS encoding NUDIX hydrolase yields the protein MRQKLRVAAYAICVRDGQILLARSPAPDGTPEWVVPGGGMEHGEDPCDTVRREVEEETGYRIEVTGLLGVDSSRHTFRDGFGRAVDHHGVRLVYEGRIIGGELRNEVGGSTDLAAWQDLDAVPGLVRVRMVDIALRLWRERPATGRLADVLEDAE
- a CDS encoding serine hydrolase domain-containing protein — its product is MNRRTRTILTAATAVALSAALAGPAVAAPPTGDHGTTRQAVRAAVADGVPGVTVRVQQGHGTWAATAGVGNLETGTPRSTRDRYRVASISKTFVATVVLQLEAEGRLSLDDTVEKWLPGVVRGNGHDGREITLRRLLNHTSGIFDYLEDARFQRTYMTADGFLKHRFDEAEPEELLAHALANEPYFAPGTSFEYSNTNYLLAARVIEKVTGNDDYGDEIDRRIIAPLHLTSTSVPTTRVTLPRPSSRAYSKLARTDTGPTYDVTELNARLAYGSGQMVSSSADLNRFYSALLRGRLLPPEQLKEMKTTVPSSRETSRYGLGLVDRELSCGVHVWGHDGGIFGWNSDAVTTEDGRHSLAVNFNGDWSGSTDAIIEAEFCGK